The genomic region GACGCCGTCGGGCGGGGACTCGGGTCGCAGGACGGGGTCGGGCAGGTCCTGCACGCCCGTGGCCCCGGGATCGACGGTGTCGTCGCGGCGGCGTTCGAGGACCACGACGTCCCGCCACTCGCCCCGGTGCCGGACGAGCCGTTCGCGGACGGCGAGGGTGCGGTAGCCCGACGCGTGCAGCAGGGCGAGCGCGGCCTTGTCCTCGGGCAGGACCGACGCCTGCAGGGTCCACAGCCCGGCGAGGTCGGCCTCGACCACCTGCGTGCGCGCCAGCGCCTTGCCGACGCCCCGGCCGCGCTCGCCCGCGGCCACGTGGATCCGTGCCTCGGCCACACCCGCGTAGGCGCTGAGCCGGGAGACGGGCCAGGCGGCGGCCCAGCCGACGACGGCCCCCTCGCGTTCGGCCACCCACGCGTGCCCGTCGAGCCAGCCGGTGTCCAGGCCGCCGTCCTCGGCGAGGATGTCGCCGGCCTCGGCTCCGGCCGCGTGCAGGCGGCGTACGGCGGGCAGGTCCGCGTCGGTCAGGGCGCGCACGGTGACGTCCTCGGGCACTTCGGTGGGGCAGCAGGGCCGGGCCGCGAGCATACCCATGACCGCGTCGGCGGCGTGCGGTAGGCCGGTGCAGCAGGCGGCGTTGACGGCGACCCGGGTGGACGTGCCCACGCGGGAGGTGGTCACGAAGCCCACCTCGGCGAGTTTGCGCAGGTGGTGGGAGACGGTGGGCTGGCGCACCCCCACGGCCTCGGCCAGCTCCCCGACGCTCATGGCGCCCGGATGGGTGGCGATGGCGTGCAGCAGGCGGACCCGGGTCGGCTCCGCCAGGCACGCGAACCACGCCGCGTAGGTCTCGGCGTCCCCGGTCGGCAGCAGCCCCGCGGTGTGTTCGTGCGTGACGGTCATGTTCCCAGTATCGACGACGATCGATGGTTGCGTCCATCGATGTTCGTCTATAGAGTCCTGTTTCATAGACATCAGTCGATGAAAGGAAGCGTCATGACCGAGGCACACCCCGTCGTCGTGATCGGTGCCGGCCCCGTCGGACTGGCCACCGCGGCCGAGCTGGTCCGGCGCGGACTCCCCGTCCAGGTGCTGGAGCGGGGCGCCACCGCCGGCGCCGCCGTCGCCGAGTGGGGACACGTCCGCCTGTTCTCCTCCTGGCGCGACCTCGTCGCCCCGGCCGCGGAGAAGCTGCTGGCCGCCACCGGTTGGCGGCGCCGCGACGACGACGCCTACCCCACGGGCCGCGAGTGGGTGGACGCCTATCTGGCCCCGCTGGCCGCCGCCCTCGGTGAGCGGGTCCGCTACGGCGCCGAGGTCACCGGCGTCAGCCGTCTGGGCCGGGACCGGGTCGTCGACACCGACCGCGGCGCACAGCCCTTCACCGTCCGGGTCCGCACCGAGCGGGGCGAGGAGCGCCTCCTGGCGAGCGCCGTGGTCGACGCCTCCGGTACCTGGGGCTCCCCGAACCCGCTGGGCGGCGACGGCCTGCCCGCCCTCGGCGAGCGCGGGCCCGGCCTGGCCGACCGCCTGGCCTACCGCGTCCCCGACACCGCCGACCCCGCCGTCCGGGCCCGCTACGCCGGACGCCGCACGGCCGTGGTCGGCAGCGGCCACTCGGCGCTCACCGCCCTGGTCGCGCTGGCCGGGCTCGCCGCGGACGATCCCGCGACCCGCGTCGTGTGGGTGCTGCGGCGCGGAGAGGCCGGGGACGCGTTCGGCGGCGGCGCCGACGACCAGCTCGCCGCCCGCGGCGCGCTGGGCACGCGCGCCAGGAAGGCGGTCGAGGCGGGGTACGTCGAGACGGTGACGGGCTTCCGTACCGCCGAGGTCCGCGCTGAGGGCGAGTCCCTCGTGCTCGTCGGCGACGCCAGCGACGGCGATGCCCGCGCCCTGGAGCCGGTCGACGAGGTGGTCGTCCTCACCGGCTTCCGCCCGGACCTGTCCTTCCTCTCCGAGATCCGGCTCGGCCTGGACGCCACGCTCCAGGCGCCGGTCGCGCTGGCCCCGCTCATCGACCCCAACGTCCACTCCTGTGGCACCGTCTACCCGCACGGCGCCGTCGAACTGGCCCAGCCGGAGTCCGGCTTCTACCTGGCCGGGATGAAGTCCTACGGGCGCGCCCCCACGTTCCTCGCGCTCACCGGGTACGAGCAGGTGCGCAGCATCGCCGCCGCGCTGGACGGGGACCACGCGTCCGCCGCTCGGGTGGAGCTGACACTGCCCGCGACCGGAGTCTGCAAGGGCAGCGGGCTGACCGACCCGGACGACGCGACGGAGGCCGCCGACGAGGGCGGCTGCTGCGGAGCGCCCGGTCCCACGGCCGTCGACCTGGTCACGCCCTCCGGGTCCGTCCCCACCCCGTAGGCGGGCCCCGCGGCCCTGAACCGTCCCGCCTCCCCCGCCGGACCCCCGGCGGCCCGGGGGCGGTACCGGGTCGCGGGCGAGGTCAGCGCGGTCGGGACGCGCCCAGGTCCTCCGCGATGCGGGCGACGGCGGCCTTGGCGGTGCGGCCCGCCCCGATCAGCGTGGCGGAGGCGGCCCCCGTCCAGTCGCCGTAGCCCACCAGGTGCAGGCGCGGCTCACGACGGCACCGCGAACCGTCGAGCGGGATCCGCCCGTCGGCGTCGAACGGGTCCAGCGGCGCCAGATGGTCCAACGCGGCGCGGAACCCGGTGCACCACACGATCGCGTCCGCCTCCATCGTGCTCCCGTCGGCCCAGGCGACCCCCGTCGGGGTCAGCCGTTCGGCCATCGGCTGTGCCTTGAGCGCGCCCCGGTCACGGGCCTCGCGCACACTCGGCACCATCACGATGTCGCCGAGGTCGCCGACGCCCCCGTCCGTCCCGCCCAGCGTCCGCCTCGTGGCCACGTCGAACAGCACGCGGCCGTCGACGTCGTCGGGCATCAGGCGGGGCGGGCGGCGGGTGAGCCAGGTGGTGTGCGCGACCTCGGACAGCTCGGCCAGGATCTGCGCGGCGGAGTTGCCCCCGCCGACGACCACGACCCGCTGACCGGCGAACTCCCCGGGGCTCCGGTAGTCGACCGTGTGGAGCTGTCGGCCCTCGTACAGGTCGCGTCCGGGCACGTCGGGAACGAACGGGCGGCGCCAGGTCCCGGTCGCGCTGACCACGTGCCGCGCCCGCCACGTCCCGGCGGTCGTGGCCACCTCCAGGGCGTCGTCGGCGCGGCGGACCCCGGTCGCGGCGACCGGCCGGCGCACGGGCAGGTCGTACCGGCGCTCGTACTCGGCCAGGTAGTCGGTCACGTGGCGCGCCGAGGGGTACTCGTGCCCGGGCTCCTCCGGCATCCACCAGCCGGGCAGGGGGCTGTGCGCGGCCGGGGAGAACAGGCGCAGCGAGTCCCAGTAGTCGCCCCAGGCCCCGCCGGGTTCCGCGCGGTCGTCGAGGATGACGAACCGTGCCCTGGCGCGCCGCAGGAAGTATCCGGCCGCCAGTCCCGCCTGGCCGCCGCCGACCACCACGACGTCCGTCCCGGTGTCCGCGGATGCGCCCACGTGTCCTCCTCGCGGTGACGGTCGTCCGACAGTCACATGACCGATGCTGCGGCGACGGCCGCCTCCCTAGTGTCGGCGACATGGACGACCACGGCGAAAACCACGGAAAATACCTCGTCACCGGCGCCACCGGCAAGGTCGGCGGCAGCGCCGTCCGGCAACTGCTGGACGCCGGTCACACCAACGTCCGCGCCC from Nocardiopsis aegyptia harbors:
- a CDS encoding helix-turn-helix domain-containing GNAT family N-acetyltransferase, whose product is MTVTHEHTAGLLPTGDAETYAAWFACLAEPTRVRLLHAIATHPGAMSVGELAEAVGVRQPTVSHHLRKLAEVGFVTTSRVGTSTRVAVNAACCTGLPHAADAVMGMLAARPCCPTEVPEDVTVRALTDADLPAVRRLHAAGAEAGDILAEDGGLDTGWLDGHAWVAEREGAVVGWAAAWPVSRLSAYAGVAEARIHVAAGERGRGVGKALARTQVVEADLAGLWTLQASVLPEDKAALALLHASGYRTLAVRERLVRHRGEWRDVVVLERRRDDTVDPGATGVQDLPDPVLRPESPPDGV
- a CDS encoding ArsO family NAD(P)H-dependent flavin-containing monooxygenase, with the translated sequence MGASADTGTDVVVVGGGQAGLAAGYFLRRARARFVILDDRAEPGGAWGDYWDSLRLFSPAAHSPLPGWWMPEEPGHEYPSARHVTDYLAEYERRYDLPVRRPVAATGVRRADDALEVATTAGTWRARHVVSATGTWRRPFVPDVPGRDLYEGRQLHTVDYRSPGEFAGQRVVVVGGGNSAAQILAELSEVAHTTWLTRRPPRLMPDDVDGRVLFDVATRRTLGGTDGGVGDLGDIVMVPSVREARDRGALKAQPMAERLTPTGVAWADGSTMEADAIVWCTGFRAALDHLAPLDPFDADGRIPLDGSRCRREPRLHLVGYGDWTGAASATLIGAGRTAKAAVARIAEDLGASRPR
- a CDS encoding FAD-dependent oxidoreductase; translation: MTEAHPVVVIGAGPVGLATAAELVRRGLPVQVLERGATAGAAVAEWGHVRLFSSWRDLVAPAAEKLLAATGWRRRDDDAYPTGREWVDAYLAPLAAALGERVRYGAEVTGVSRLGRDRVVDTDRGAQPFTVRVRTERGEERLLASAVVDASGTWGSPNPLGGDGLPALGERGPGLADRLAYRVPDTADPAVRARYAGRRTAVVGSGHSALTALVALAGLAADDPATRVVWVLRRGEAGDAFGGGADDQLAARGALGTRARKAVEAGYVETVTGFRTAEVRAEGESLVLVGDASDGDARALEPVDEVVVLTGFRPDLSFLSEIRLGLDATLQAPVALAPLIDPNVHSCGTVYPHGAVELAQPESGFYLAGMKSYGRAPTFLALTGYEQVRSIAAALDGDHASAARVELTLPATGVCKGSGLTDPDDATEAADEGGCCGAPGPTAVDLVTPSGSVPTP